Proteins from a single region of Shinella zoogloeoides:
- a CDS encoding DUF930 domain-containing protein, translated as MDRQGTARRIALFALALAPLCASPALALDARIRGQLEKLTPEERLEQRCDMEAMDRIGGGKGGFRPDKVIAYAFGDPKLDGTTFKTKGAVFRSRGEWYRLSYKCEASDDRLEVNAFKYRIGEQVPHEDWAAHYLYD; from the coding sequence ATGGATCGGCAAGGGACCGCGCGCCGTATCGCGCTGTTCGCGCTGGCACTCGCGCCGCTTTGCGCATCGCCCGCTTTGGCGCTCGACGCGCGCATCCGCGGGCAACTGGAAAAGCTGACGCCGGAAGAACGGCTGGAGCAGCGTTGCGACATGGAGGCCATGGATCGCATCGGCGGCGGCAAGGGCGGCTTTCGCCCGGACAAGGTGATCGCCTACGCCTTCGGCGACCCCAAGCTGGACGGCACGACCTTCAAGACGAAGGGCGCCGTCTTCCGCAGCAGGGGCGAGTGGTATCGCCTGTCCTATAAATGCGAGGCGAGCGACGACCGGCTGGAGGTCAACGCCTTCAAGTACAGGATCGGCGAGCAGGTGCCGCACGAGGACTGGGCGGCGCATTATCTCTACGATTGA
- a CDS encoding S9 family peptidase, which translates to MSVFKNLPTAPLAAKKPVSDTRHGITRTDDYAWFRDENWQAMFKDPSILQPEIRAHLEAENAYMNAAMADTEALQKTLFAEMRGRIKEDDSSVPVKDGPFAYGTAYVTGGEQPRYFREPRDGGERAILLDGDREAEGKDYFRLSGIDHSTDHSVGIWGYDDKGSEYFTLKVRDLATGRDHADEIVNSGGGGVWAPDAKSFFYTALDENHRPSKIVHHILGEPQEKDRLVYEEKDAGFFMSVSGSLLDDFIYVDIHDHETSEYRLLSTKDLLAAPALVAPRQTGLEYSMTEGGDVFYILTNADGAKDFKIMQTPVIAPGRENWAEVVPHRPGTLILNHMAFARHLVWLERHEGLPRIVVRDRASGEEHAIAFAEEAYSLGLSGAAEYDTDVIRFSYSSMTTPSQLFDYDMATRERRLLKTQEVPSGHNPDDYVTRRVFAPAWDGESVPVTLLYRKDTPLDGSAPCLLYGYGAYGITIPASFNTNCLSLADRGFVYAIAHIRGGKDKGFAWYENGKMDKKTNTFKDFIAAADYLNQERFTSYANIVAEGGSAGGMLMGAIANMAPEKFGGIIAAVPFVDVLNTMLDDTLPLTPPEWPEWGNPIDSKDFYQLMASYSPYDNVGAKPYPAILALSGLTDPRVTYWEPTKWVARLREKTTGSEPILLKTNMGAGHGGASGRFQRLEEIAFEYAFAIKVAGKM; encoded by the coding sequence TTGTCCGTCTTCAAAAACCTGCCCACCGCTCCCCTTGCCGCGAAAAAACCCGTCTCCGACACCCGCCACGGCATTACCCGCACCGACGACTACGCCTGGTTCCGCGACGAGAACTGGCAGGCGATGTTCAAGGACCCCTCCATTCTCCAGCCGGAGATCCGCGCGCATCTGGAGGCGGAGAACGCCTATATGAACGCCGCCATGGCGGACACCGAGGCGCTGCAGAAGACGCTGTTTGCCGAGATGCGCGGGCGCATCAAGGAGGACGACAGCTCCGTGCCGGTCAAGGACGGCCCCTTCGCCTACGGTACCGCCTATGTCACCGGCGGCGAGCAGCCGCGCTACTTCCGCGAGCCGCGCGACGGCGGCGAGCGCGCCATCCTGCTCGACGGCGACAGGGAGGCCGAAGGCAAGGACTATTTCCGCCTTTCCGGCATCGACCACTCCACCGATCATTCCGTCGGCATCTGGGGCTATGACGACAAGGGCTCGGAATATTTCACGCTGAAGGTGCGCGACCTTGCGACCGGCCGGGACCATGCCGACGAGATCGTCAATTCCGGCGGCGGCGGCGTATGGGCGCCGGATGCGAAGAGTTTCTTCTACACCGCGCTCGACGAGAACCACCGCCCCTCGAAGATCGTCCACCACATCCTCGGCGAACCGCAGGAGAAGGACCGCCTCGTCTACGAGGAGAAGGACGCTGGCTTCTTCATGTCGGTCAGCGGCTCGCTGCTCGACGATTTCATCTATGTCGATATCCACGACCACGAGACGAGCGAATACCGCCTGCTCTCGACGAAGGACCTGCTCGCCGCCCCGGCTCTCGTCGCCCCGCGCCAGACGGGCCTCGAATATTCGATGACGGAGGGCGGCGACGTCTTCTACATCCTCACCAATGCCGACGGCGCGAAGGACTTCAAGATCATGCAGACGCCGGTGATCGCGCCCGGCCGCGAGAACTGGGCGGAGGTCGTGCCGCACCGCCCCGGCACGCTGATCCTCAACCACATGGCCTTCGCCCGTCACCTCGTCTGGCTGGAACGCCACGAGGGCCTGCCGCGCATCGTCGTGCGCGACCGGGCGAGCGGCGAGGAACACGCCATCGCCTTTGCCGAAGAGGCCTATTCGCTCGGCCTGTCGGGCGCTGCGGAATACGACACCGACGTCATCCGCTTCTCCTACTCCTCGATGACGACGCCATCGCAGCTCTTCGACTACGACATGGCGACGCGCGAGCGCCGGCTGCTGAAGACGCAGGAAGTGCCCTCCGGCCACAACCCGGACGACTACGTCACCCGCCGCGTCTTCGCCCCGGCCTGGGATGGCGAGAGCGTGCCCGTGACCCTGCTCTACCGCAAGGACACGCCGCTCGACGGCTCGGCCCCGTGCCTGCTCTACGGCTACGGCGCCTACGGCATCACCATCCCGGCCTCCTTCAACACCAATTGCCTGTCGCTCGCCGACCGCGGCTTCGTCTATGCCATCGCCCATATCCGCGGCGGCAAGGACAAGGGCTTCGCCTGGTACGAAAACGGCAAGATGGACAAGAAGACCAATACCTTCAAGGACTTCATCGCGGCGGCCGACTATCTGAATCAGGAAAGGTTCACGTCCTACGCGAACATCGTCGCCGAAGGCGGCTCGGCCGGCGGCATGCTGATGGGGGCCATCGCCAACATGGCGCCGGAGAAATTCGGCGGCATCATCGCGGCCGTTCCCTTCGTCGACGTGCTCAACACCATGCTGGACGACACCCTGCCGCTGACCCCGCCGGAATGGCCGGAATGGGGCAATCCCATCGACAGCAAGGACTTCTACCAGCTCATGGCGAGCTACTCGCCCTATGACAATGTCGGGGCGAAGCCCTACCCCGCCATCCTCGCCCTCTCCGGTCTCACCGATCCGCGCGTGACCTACTGGGAGCCGACGAAATGGGTGGCGCGGCTGCGCGAGAAGACCACCGGCAGCGAGCCGATCCTGCTCAAGACCAATATGGGCGCGGGCCATGGCGGCGCGTCGGGCCGCTTCCAGCGGCTAGAGGAAATCGCCTTCGAATATGCGTTCGCGATCAAGGTGGCCGGGAAGATGTAG
- a CDS encoding ArsR/SmtB family transcription factor: MPASRARAIRAARISGLLKTLAHPARLLLVCTLAEGETSVSELETKLAVHQPTLSQQLNVLREAGVVSARREGKQIFYRLTDERACQLVGALGAIFCNDTQIL; encoded by the coding sequence ATGCCGGCCTCCCGGGCGAGGGCCATTCGGGCGGCCAGAATATCCGGTCTCCTGAAAACATTGGCCCACCCGGCGCGGCTTTTGCTGGTCTGTACGCTCGCCGAAGGCGAAACTTCGGTCTCGGAGCTTGAAACCAAGCTCGCCGTCCACCAACCGACCCTTTCCCAGCAGCTCAACGTGCTGCGCGAAGCCGGCGTCGTCAGCGCGCGCCGCGAAGGCAAGCAGATTTTCTACAGGTTGACCGACGAACGCGCCTGCCAGCTCGTCGGCGCGCTCGGCGCGATCTTCTGCAACGATACGCAGATCCTGTAG
- a CDS encoding AI-2E family transporter, producing MHDISGKPAERRLLQAGPDPARDTLRETPRRYGLDIAAAWAAIGIFVIMAMGVVYLMAPILIPLSLAVVTGLILGVAAEKLNTLGIPPLPTALLLAGLFGAGLFFIAGLLADPIAQLAANAPDLVRGAYDRITPLFSRFGWLNLHAQTFETGQMSMEKVLENTGSILGILSASLTPALLQAMIFFAALVLFLSARLKLRQMLIMAFPRRGQRLAAIRIMNAIDSALGYYFATAALVYGGLGIAATLIAWGGGLAMPALWGLFAFLSSFVPFLGVTLMTIALAAAGLLTHETLAMGLLPALAFFLVHLAMENLVMPAVMGKRLEVNAFLIFTAIIFWTWMWGAAGAMLALPLSIIGMTIADELRPAKRKARPNLPG from the coding sequence ATGCACGATATATCCGGAAAGCCCGCCGAACGCCGCCTCCTGCAAGCCGGTCCCGATCCGGCGCGCGATACTCTACGGGAGACGCCGCGCCGCTACGGGCTGGACATTGCCGCCGCCTGGGCGGCCATCGGCATCTTCGTCATCATGGCCATGGGCGTCGTCTACCTGATGGCGCCGATCCTCATCCCGCTTTCCCTTGCCGTCGTCACCGGGCTCATCCTCGGCGTGGCGGCGGAAAAGCTCAACACGCTCGGCATTCCCCCCTTGCCGACCGCCCTGCTGCTGGCCGGCCTCTTCGGCGCCGGCCTGTTCTTCATCGCCGGCCTGCTCGCCGACCCGATCGCCCAACTCGCCGCCAACGCGCCGGATCTCGTGCGCGGCGCCTATGACCGGATAACCCCGCTCTTTTCCCGCTTCGGCTGGCTGAACCTCCATGCGCAGACCTTCGAGACGGGGCAGATGTCGATGGAGAAGGTGCTGGAGAACACCGGCAGCATCCTCGGCATTCTCTCGGCCAGCCTCACCCCCGCGCTGCTGCAGGCCATGATCTTCTTCGCCGCGCTCGTGCTCTTCCTCTCCGCGCGGCTGAAGCTGCGGCAGATGCTCATCATGGCCTTTCCCCGCCGCGGCCAGCGGCTGGCGGCCATCCGCATCATGAACGCCATCGACAGCGCGCTCGGCTACTATTTCGCCACCGCCGCGCTGGTCTATGGCGGGCTGGGCATCGCCGCCACCCTCATCGCCTGGGGCGGGGGGCTCGCCATGCCCGCGCTCTGGGGGCTCTTCGCGTTCCTTTCCAGCTTCGTGCCCTTCCTCGGCGTGACGCTGATGACCATCGCGCTTGCGGCCGCCGGCCTCCTGACGCACGAGACGCTGGCGATGGGCCTGCTGCCCGCGCTCGCCTTCTTCCTCGTGCATCTTGCGATGGAAAACCTCGTCATGCCGGCGGTCATGGGCAAGCGGCTGGAGGTCAACGCCTTCCTCATTTTCACCGCCATCATCTTCTGGACCTGGATGTGGGGCGCGGCCGGCGCGATGCTCGCGCTTCCCCTCTCCATCATCGGCATGACGATCGCCGACGAACTGCGCCCCGCAAAGCGAAAGGCCCGGCCCAACCTACCCGGGTAA